AGCTGctctaaaatatatgtatttaaaaataaaatatttattcactcTCATTAATTTGTCAACAtcaaaattaacatttttatattattttaatataaataaatttacatttaattaaactaaaaaagatgcatattttttatattataaatatttagtatttaaaaaagaggTCTTTAACAAAGACATTttgtaacataaaaatttggaattaaatttccataattttaaAGGTTTTACAAGTCTAAATCTTATAAAACTTTATGATATTGTATTCCAGATGTAGtactaatattatacttttaacGATTTCCGGTATAACTTTTGCTGACGTATTAAACGTCACAgctaaaattaatagaaaaaacgTATTTAAAATGACAAGAAAATAtgagatattttaaatagcggtaaacaaaatatcatatttaaatatatctttgcATACATTGtcgttttataaaatgaaatatttttgaggAAAATACTGTCAAAAAGAATCAATCGTACCGATAACCCCTATTCGTTGACCTTGGCggtattttaaatacaaagaCTTCAGATTTCACAAGTAATACACTTTCATACGTATCCATTGTATTTTTTGACAACTCACAGAGAAAGTGCTTACGTTCGAGAGTTGTAACTTAACGAAGTGCTGTTTCAAAATTCGTTTATATTTTGTGACGGATCTCTGCCGTGATTTGATAACTTTATCTCCAGTCACGCCTCCTATCCCCCAAACAAAGACCGTTAACCATGGATTATTTCACTAGTGATAATAGATTCTCTTCTGTCAGTGGCACTGGTCCAATGTCAGTTTTTGCGTAGaacatatttgtaatttgaattaaaataaagagggtcaatttttatatattcactCTTTacttattgaaatattattctaaGATAACATGTTGCAAATACTAATgccaatatttattatagaaaataaaatttctcataatatgtatagaaaacattataattatatattattataaattattaatataaattaaataaattattaatagaaaCATCAAAGGTATTTTTCTTCctgctaataatattaaatagttTACTAGATAGACAATTAGATAGACactaataaaaattagattatctattttttaaatttgttcttTATAAGGATGTTTTTTATAAggattcaatttaaaatttatatttatcaatataaatatactgaaaaattaatttaaaagggTCTGTTTTTATTGTTCATATCATTTAATAAATGACTATGTTCACTGgtacatatttacatttattataagaCCAACTATTGATATTCATCAAATGCGCGGGattatttgtcaaattttattaatatgttcttaattttattcgagaTAACCAACATTTTAATCGAATGCATCGAAAAACTATAGGAATATAAGAATTCATAATCCTCCCTAATTCCCACGTTTGATGGGAGCTCCTTTTAGGTTTAGATGAATCAAACTGCTTAATGGATACGGACATAAGTTTggagtttatattttataaaaatgaatttgcgGGAAAATGATAGACACCTAGCGGTGAGAGTGCCAAGCAATCAGTGAGACACACATATCCCGGAACGTGAAAATAGCAAATCAACTTAAATACATGATCCATGCATAATCCAACGTAAATAcgtttaaatacatttttatataaatatcttcattaatttatatatcatactataatttatataatatgtttaCTTCAATTCAAAAATTGtaagttatattatttaaatattaaatatatatgcttctaataaaaaaatatgtatatgtaagaTATTTACAGcatattataatgtattgtTTGTTTAGCCCTGAACATTATCCATCCGAAAGCTATAGTTCTCCAAGTACATCACAACCACAATATCAGGAACAGACAAATTTTGAGAACCAATCCCAATTTGAACAACCTATGACACCAGCAACCCCAACTAATATGAGAATTACAAGGAATACACGTGCAAgattacgaggtatgaatcaaaatgatatttctttGTTAACTATTTCTAAATAGTGATTCTTCTGCAGGAGGACCTATACAACAACCAAAGTATAAAGAGATAGATACAGATTACATTCCAACTACTAGTAGTAGAGGAAGAGGAGGTAGTGGACGTGGAAGAGGGAAGCGAACACATCATTCACATAGTTTGGAAGATGAAGCTAGTCTCTATTATGTCATTAGAAACAATCGATCTTCATTAACTGTATGTTGACTGTCATATTCAAAGAaaagtttgttaaaaatatttgaattataataaataataaatttgtggatagatatttttatgtatatatatatatatatatacatatatacatttatatatacatatatacacacataccTTTTTTGTAGACTATTGTTGATGATTggatagaaaaatacaaaagtaatAGAGAAAATGCTCTTCTTATGttaatgcaattttttattaatgcaAGTGGATGTAAAGGACGTATTACTTCTGAAATGCAAGCAACAATGGAGCATGTGGCAATAATTCGTAAAATGACTGAAGAATTTGATGAGGTATGttaatatctattttttataaataaatagttttctcatataattcataataatttgcaaaatagGAAAGTGGAGAATATCCATTGATAATGACTGGTCAACAAtggaaaaaatttcgtgcaaaTTTCTGTGAATTTGTCCAAATTTTAGTTAGGCAATGTCAGTATTCCATCATTTATGATCAGTTTTTAATGGATaatgtaatttcattattaactGGACTTTCTGATTCACAAGTAAGAGCTTTTAGGCATACTGCTACTCTTGCTggtaagatatatttttatacatgttCATACTTATATAGCTACATTCATATTTaagtataaaagaaattatatttatattaataaattaattaaattaataatatgttGTGCTATTCTTCATAGCTATGAAACTCATGACAGCATTAGTAGATGTAGCTCTAACTGTATCAATAAATTTGGATAATACACAACGACAGTATGAAGCTGAAAGGCAGAAAGCTAGAGAAAAGAGAGCTGCAGATAGATTAGAATCATTAATGGCCAAACGAAAAGAACTAGAAGAAAATATGGATGAGATAAAGAATATGCTTACATATATGTTCAAATCTGTATTTGTACATCGCTATAGAGATACTTTGCCAGAAATTCGCGCCATTTGTATGGCAGAAATAGGAGTATGGatgaaaaaatttcatcaaaattttttagatgattcttatttaaaatacataggtaatatatattaacgtataacgttaatatgATGGCCTTacattcattttataatataagtaaatttgttataattttttaggtTGGACGTTGCATGATAAAGTTGGTGAAGTTCGATTAAAATGTCTCCAAGCATTGCAACCATTATATGCATcagaagaattaaaaactaaACTTGAACTTTTTACaagtaaatttaaagataGAATTGTTGCAATGACATTAGATAAAGAGTATGATGTAGCAGTACAAGCTGTTAAACTTgtcatttcaattttaaaacatCATAGAGAAATTCTTACTGATAAAGATTGTGAACATGTATATGAACTTGTCTATTCCTCCCATCGTGCTGTTGCACAAGCAGCTGGTGAATTCTTAAACGAACGTCTATTTCGCCCTGATGATGAAGCAGTAGCTGGCGTTAAAACTAAACGCGGAAAGAAGCGTTTACCGAATACTCCACTTATTCGAGATctcgtattattttttattgaatccGAACTTCATGAACATGGAGCATATTTAGTAGATTCTTTAATTGAAACGAATCAAATGATGAAAGATTGGGAATGTATGACAGATTTACTATTAGAAGAGGCTGGACCTGAAGAAGAAGCTTTAGATAACCAGAAAGAGACATCTTTGATTGAATTAATGGTTTGTTGTATAAAACAAGCTGCAACAGGTAAGTTTTTATGCTCTTGTGTTTTTATGGAATTGTATGACAAATATAAACCTCctgtaattttcaaaataggTGAAGCTCCAGTTGGTCGGGGACCaactagaaaaattttatcagcaaaagaaatgaaacaagTTCATGATGATAAACAACGGTTAACGGAACATTTTATACAAACACTACCGCTTTTACTTGATAAATACAGGGCAGATCCGGAAAAACTCGCAAATTTACTTGCTATTCCTCAATATTTTGATTTGGATATCTATACAAAATCTCGACAAGAGCAAAATTTGGATTCGCTgttgaataaaattcatacaATTGTAGAAAAAATGCATGACACCGAGGTTTTAGATACGGCTGCAAAAACTTTAGAACATATGTGTATAGAAGGACATGCTATTTTTACCAGGTAAAATTTTATGACGGTATATATTGAAGTTTTTATGagagaatatttattacttgATGTTTCAATTCAGGTGTGATGTAGCACGCTCAACGTTAATTGATtccattgtaaataaatataaagaagcTATTGatgaatatagaaatttaatagaagGGAATGAAGATCCAGATgaagatgaaattttcaatgttgtacaatctttaaaaaaagtttccATATTTTACTCTTGTCACAATATGAATCCATGGGGAATATGGGATTCTTTATATAAGGACATTGAAGATGCCAAAGATCCATCTAAGTAGTACCAttacatattttgtattatatatttggtggaaattttattcatataagtatataaatatcttattacAGATGTTTACCACATGAGGCAGTTAAGTATTGCATAAGTGCATGcttttttgctattttatGGGGACAAAATCATCTTATGGAAGCTGCAGATTCTGGAAATCAAGGTGAAGATGAATGTCGGCAATTAAAAGAGCGTTTGCATTCTTTTATGGGTTCTATGCGTTATTTTGTTAGTGGTGATGTAAACGCCACGGTAATTACTTTATTCAtactttttactatttttaatatgtcgattatatgtatttgtCAATGTTGTTTCAGCCTACTCCACCTATTTTAAGAGAAGAAgcatataatacaatatgcGATTTATTAGTAGTGTTTTGTAATCAATTAACAACACATTCTAATCCTTTAATGCATCAATTAGTATATGAACCTGATCAAGCAATGCAAAACATGCTTAACCGATTTATTCaagaatatgtattttttgaaGAGGAAGATGGTATGCTATATTAATTTACTGAATATACACATCTTTTGTCTTACAAAGATTAATttctgatataaaatattgcaattatAGATGAACATGATGAACATTCAAAGATTGAAGAATTacataaaagaagaaactttttggCTGGTTATTGcaaattaattgtatataatatgatacCTACAAAAGCAGCGGCCGATGTCTTTAaacattatgtaaaatattataatgattaTGGTGATATTATCAAAACTACATTAGGGAAAGCTAGGGacattaataaaacaaattgtgCTTTAACTATGCAACAtagcttaaatattttgtataatgaaATAGTAGCAGAGAAAGGCAAAGTTAACAGAAACAGCGAGGAATTTACTGCAATTAAGGtttgtttacatatatatattttacaattaaaaaaatatatagaaaatctGTTTTGAAATAAAGATATGTATTAATATCTTCAGGAACTCGCAAAACGATTTGCTTTGTCATTTGGCTTAGATGCAGTAAAAAATCGTGAAGCAATTACTGCTTTGCATCGAGCAGGTGTTCTTTTTGCAATTACACCACCAGATGGTATTGAACAAGATCCTACAGGGCCACCACCTAATTTATCCTTTCTTGAAATCTTATCTGAATTTACGAATAAGCTTCTTAAACAAGATAAACGAGTCGTGTAGGTATAATCTTTATTcaaaactttttatttatatatttctttcttaacgAATTTGTtatcttaattaatatttaattataatataacatatatatatatttatttatttatttagttaattttatatacatttgtgtCACAGATTAAATTTCCTTGACAGAAGATTACAAGCTGGAATGCCATCCTCACGGGGAGAGGATTGGCAACCTTTACTTTTGTACAGGAACAGCTTATTACATGGCGAAACAGATCAAGTTCCAGTAACAAGTAAGCGCGCATATACAAGACGTAAGAAGGATCATTTAGCTggtatgttaataaatatattatctcttaattgaaatttttaataatctatattagaaatattattaaatattctagcTTTTAATGATACttgtaacaatttatataaaatgtttgcagaagaagaagaagcagatgAGCCTGAAGAAGGTTCTGATCATGAGTTTTCCGGGTAAGTTAGGTGTTCATATGAAGCTAGTAAAgaataacatatttttttatattttatttactaaaataattatagaagtagaatatttttttttataaaaattcataatagaATCAATCTATAATTTAAATCTATGTATACTTATACGCAACACACGCTTTAttgcttttaaaatataagttaTGCTATGAATGACAAGTATTTAGTATAATTAGTATTATGAGtaaatattgcaaaattaGCTATTAGATTTACACGCTTATGTAGATATTAATGCACATGTGTATAATGTGCACATTTCTTTTCAGTATTATTACTGTTGCATTCTCGTGTTAATGAATGCCAAAATCATACTATGCGTAAATTTGTG
This DNA window, taken from Bombus fervidus isolate BK054 chromosome 14, iyBomFerv1, whole genome shotgun sequence, encodes the following:
- the Sa1 gene encoding stromal antigen isoform X2 is translated as MFTSIQKFPEHYPSESYSSPSTSQPQYQEQTNFENQSQFEQPMTPATPTNMRITRNTRARLRGGPIQQPKYKEIDTDYIPTTSSRGRGGSGRGRGKRTHHSHSLEDEASLYYVIRNNRSSLTTIVDDWIEKYKSNRENALLMLMQFFINASGCKGRITSEMQATMEHVAIIRKMTEEFDEESGEYPLIMTGQQWKKFRANFCEFVQILVRQCQYSIIYDQFLMDNVISLLTGLSDSQVRAFRHTATLAAMKLMTALVDVALTVSINLDNTQRQYEAERQKAREKRAADRLESLMAKRKELEENMDEIKNMLTYMFKSVFVHRYRDTLPEIRAICMAEIGVWMKKFHQNFLDDSYLKYIGWTLHDKVGEVRLKCLQALQPLYASEELKTKLELFTSKFKDRIVAMTLDKEYDVAVQAVKLVISILKHHREILTDKDCEHVYELVYSSHRAVAQAAGEFLNERLFRPDDEAVAGVKTKRGKKRLPNTPLIRDLVLFFIESELHEHGAYLVDSLIETNQMMKDWECMTDLLLEEAGPEEEALDNQKETSLIELMVCCIKQAATGEAPVGRGPTRKILSAKEMKQVHDDKQRLTEHFIQTLPLLLDKYRADPEKLANLLAIPQYFDLDIYTKSRQEQNLDSLLNKIHTIVEKMHDTEVLDTAAKTLEHMCIEGHAIFTRCDVARSTLIDSIVNKYKEAIDEYRNLIEGNEDPDEDEIFNVVQSLKKVSIFYSCHNMNPWGIWDSLYKDIEDAKDPSKCLPHEAVKYCISACFFAILWGQNHLMEAADSGNQGEDECRQLKERLHSFMGSMRYFVSGDVNATPTPPILREEAYNTICDLLVVFCNQLTTHSNPLMHQLVYEPDQAMQNMLNRFIQEYVFFEEEDDEHDEHSKIEELHKRRNFLAGYCKLIVYNMIPTKAAADVFKHYVKYYNDYGDIIKTTLGKARDINKTNCALTMQHSLNILYNEIVAEKGKVNRNSEEFTAIKELAKRFALSFGLDAVKNREAITALHRAGVLFAITPPDGIEQDPTGPPPNLSFLEILSEFTNKLLKQDKRVVLNFLDRRLQAGMPSSRGEDWQPLLLYRNSLLHGETDQVPVTSKRAYTRRKKDHLAEEEEADEPEEGSDHEFSGLPDRYSS
- the Sa1 gene encoding stromal antigen isoform X1, translated to MFTSIQKFPEHYPSESYSSPSTSQPQYQEQTNFENQSQFEQPMTPATPTNMRITRNTRARLRGGPIQQPKYKEIDTDYIPTTSSRGRGGSGRGRGKRTHHSHSLEDEASLYYVIRNNRSSLTTIVDDWIEKYKSNRENALLMLMQFFINASGCKGRITSEMQATMEHVAIIRKMTEEFDEESGEYPLIMTGQQWKKFRANFCEFVQILVRQCQYSIIYDQFLMDNVISLLTGLSDSQVRAFRHTATLAAMKLMTALVDVALTVSINLDNTQRQYEAERQKAREKRAADRLESLMAKRKELEENMDEIKNMLTYMFKSVFVHRYRDTLPEIRAICMAEIGVWMKKFHQNFLDDSYLKYIGWTLHDKVGEVRLKCLQALQPLYASEELKTKLELFTSKFKDRIVAMTLDKEYDVAVQAVKLVISILKHHREILTDKDCEHVYELVYSSHRAVAQAAGEFLNERLFRPDDEAVAGVKTKRGKKRLPNTPLIRDLVLFFIESELHEHGAYLVDSLIETNQMMKDWECMTDLLLEEAGPEEEALDNQKETSLIELMVCCIKQAATGEAPVGRGPTRKILSAKEMKQVHDDKQRLTEHFIQTLPLLLDKYRADPEKLANLLAIPQYFDLDIYTKSRQEQNLDSLLNKIHTIVEKMHDTEVLDTAAKTLEHMCIEGHAIFTRCDVARSTLIDSIVNKYKEAIDEYRNLIEGNEDPDEDEIFNVVQSLKKVSIFYSCHNMNPWGIWDSLYKDIEDAKDPSKCLPHEAVKYCISACFFAILWGQNHLMEAADSGNQGEDECRQLKERLHSFMGSMRYFVSGDVNATPTPPILREEAYNTICDLLVVFCNQLTTHSNPLMHQLVYEPDQAMQNMLNRFIQEYVFFEEEDDEHDEHSKIEELHKRRNFLAGYCKLIVYNMIPTKAAADVFKHYVKYYNDYGDIIKTTLGKARDINKTNCALTMQHSLNILYNEIVAEKGKVNRNSEEFTAIKELAKRFALSFGLDAVKNREAITALHRAGVLFAITPPDGIEQDPTGPPPNLSFLEILSEFTNKLLKQDKRVVLNFLDRRLQAGMPSSRGEDWQPLLLYRNSLLHGETDQVPVTSKRAYTRRKKDHLAEEEEADEPEEGSDHEFSGKHKKKRGARKHQLAVNKVSITRGSRATGIYETNEATQMQTSPSAIIEDASTSPSQDIDNKLKTLQIQSRSRRSQDNIEPRELRRTSRNSGRYVEGQYMESDSE
- the Sa1 gene encoding stromal antigen isoform X3, coding for MFTSIQKFPEHYPSESYSSPSTSQPQYQEQTNFENQSQFEQPMTPATPTNMRITRNTRARLRGGPIQQPKYKEIDTDYIPTTSSRGRGGSGRGRGKRTHHSHSLEDEASLYYVIRNNRSSLTTIVDDWIEKYKSNRENALLMLMQFFINASGCKGRITSEMQATMEHVAIIRKMTEEFDEESGEYPLIMTGQQWKKFRANFCEFVQILVRQCQYSIIYDQFLMDNVISLLTGLSDSQVRAFRHTATLAAMKLMTALVDVALTVSINLDNTQRQYEAERQKAREKRAADRLESLMAKRKELEENMDEIKNMLTYMFKSVFVHRYRDTLPEIRAICMAEIGVWMKKFHQNFLDDSYLKYIGWTLHDKVGEVRLKCLQALQPLYASEELKTKLELFTSKFKDRIVAMTLDKEYDVAVQAVKLVISILKHHREILTDKDCEHVYELVYSSHRAVAQAAGEFLNERLFRPDDEAVAGVKTKRGKKRLPNTPLIRDLVLFFIESELHEHGAYLVDSLIETNQMMKDWECMTDLLLEEAGPEEEALDNQKETSLIELMVCCIKQAATGEAPVGRGPTRKILSAKEMKQVHDDKQRLTEHFIQTLPLLLDKYRADPEKLANLLAIPQYFDLDIYTKSRQEQNLDSLLNKIHTIVEKMHDTEVLDTAAKTLEHMCIEGHAIFTRCDVARSTLIDSIVNKYKEAIDEYRNLIEGNEDPDEDEIFNVVQSLKKVSIFYSCHNMNPWGIWDSLYKDIEDAKDPSKCLPHEAVKYCISACFFAILWGQNHLMEAADSGNQGEDECRQLKERLHSFMGSMRYFVSGDVNATPTPPILREEAYNTICDLLVVFCNQLTTHSNPLMHQLVYEPDQAMQNMLNRFIQEYVFFEEEDDEHDEHSKIEELHKRRNFLAGYCKLIVYNMIPTKAAADVFKHYVKYYNDYGDIIKTTLGKARDINKTNCALTMQHSLNILYNEIVAEKGKVNRNSEEFTAIKIKFP